Proteins from a genomic interval of Oceanispirochaeta crateris:
- a CDS encoding ABC transporter substrate-binding protein has product MKRNVLVFLLVVLIGTFAVASGQQSSDAKMAEEERVLTLLVDNATSLTGMIAVADAFEVKTGVKTEIELRPGSAEGENLLKTRLATGEMSDLIYFNSGSLLPALNPERNFIDLTDKPYMDNISPAYKQTVTVNGKIFGIPASSSAAGGILYNKRVYKELGLKVPTTWDQFMANSEVIKQAGKTAIIGSYKDDWTSQLILLSDFYYVQQQVPDFAERFTKNQAKYSTEPAALQAFYKYEEIQKKGYMNKDYLATTYDEALRMLASGDGVQYPMLTFAFAALNDNYPDQIDDIGFFAQPDNKPGLNGATVWLPNSIYLYKNGENTDLAQEWAEFYVSPEGLEIYSKTNKADGPYVVKGVELPSDTPKGILDLMKYFDEDRTAPALEFITPVKAPNSPQICVEVGSGISSPVDAAAKYDRDTEKQAKQLNLPGW; this is encoded by the coding sequence TATTGGTAGACAACGCCACATCCCTAACGGGTATGATAGCAGTTGCCGACGCTTTTGAGGTTAAAACCGGTGTCAAAACAGAAATAGAACTGCGTCCTGGCAGTGCAGAAGGTGAAAACCTGCTCAAGACTAGACTGGCCACAGGTGAAATGTCAGATCTAATCTATTTCAACTCAGGATCACTCCTTCCTGCTCTAAACCCTGAACGTAACTTTATTGATTTAACAGACAAACCCTATATGGATAATATTTCCCCGGCCTACAAGCAGACAGTAACTGTGAACGGCAAAATCTTTGGAATTCCAGCCAGTTCTTCTGCAGCAGGAGGAATCCTCTACAACAAAAGAGTATACAAAGAACTGGGCCTGAAAGTACCCACGACCTGGGATCAGTTCATGGCAAATAGTGAAGTCATTAAACAAGCAGGAAAAACGGCTATCATTGGTTCTTATAAAGACGACTGGACCTCGCAGCTTATTCTTCTTTCCGACTTTTACTATGTTCAGCAGCAGGTCCCGGATTTTGCAGAACGTTTTACAAAAAATCAGGCTAAATATTCTACAGAACCAGCGGCTCTGCAGGCCTTCTATAAATATGAAGAAATACAAAAAAAAGGGTATATGAATAAGGATTACCTTGCTACAACATACGATGAAGCACTGCGCATGCTTGCCTCTGGTGACGGTGTTCAGTATCCTATGCTCACCTTTGCCTTTGCGGCCTTGAATGATAACTATCCCGATCAAATCGATGATATTGGATTCTTTGCCCAGCCCGACAACAAACCCGGTTTGAATGGAGCGACCGTGTGGCTTCCCAACTCCATTTACCTCTACAAAAATGGAGAAAATACTGACCTTGCCCAGGAGTGGGCCGAATTCTATGTTTCACCAGAAGGACTGGAAATCTATTCCAAAACAAATAAAGCCGATGGCCCCTATGTAGTCAAAGGAGTAGAACTTCCTTCTGACACACCCAAGGGAATCCTGGACCTCATGAAATACTTTGATGAAGACAGAACAGCACCGGCCCTTGAGTTCATTACCCCCGTCAAGGCTCCCAACTCTCCCCAGATTTGTGTAGAAGTCGGCTCTGGAATTTCCAGCCCAGTAGATGCTGCTGCCAAATATGACAGAGATACGGAAAAACAGGCAAAACAGCTGAATCTTCCCGGTTGGTGA
- a CDS encoding carbohydrate ABC transporter permease: MAKKQNHHYSYLFLLPAGLIFFIFFLLPALSSFFFSLTRWNLTDWTFIGLENFQMFFKEDSLSIGFKNTFIYAFLTCGLKVVFGLALAVYLCSPIRTRNFMRAIVFFPNLISTIAVGITFNSLMHPTRGIINTFINTLGLNGPDWLGNVKIALLSIIAVDVWKGVGVATVIFIAGIMSIPEQYYEALQIDGGGSMDRFLHITLPLSRPAINSVIILALIGGLRTFDLVWSMTRGGPGFTTDLLSSIIYKQYSSGFFGLSTAGNVILFIMVSAIAFPVYKFLNSKEVDL, translated from the coding sequence ATGGCAAAAAAACAGAATCATCATTACAGTTATCTTTTTTTACTCCCAGCAGGACTCATCTTTTTCATTTTTTTCCTGTTGCCGGCTCTGAGTTCTTTCTTTTTTAGTCTGACCAGATGGAACCTCACAGATTGGACCTTTATCGGACTGGAAAACTTCCAGATGTTCTTCAAAGAAGACTCCTTAAGCATCGGGTTTAAAAATACATTCATCTATGCCTTTCTCACCTGCGGTCTGAAAGTAGTTTTTGGTTTGGCCCTGGCGGTCTATCTATGTTCCCCCATCAGAACAAGAAACTTTATGAGAGCCATTGTCTTTTTTCCTAACCTCATCAGTACTATTGCTGTTGGTATCACCTTCAACAGCCTGATGCATCCCACCAGAGGAATTATTAATACCTTCATCAATACCCTGGGGCTAAATGGACCAGACTGGCTTGGAAATGTAAAAATTGCCCTTCTATCAATCATAGCCGTTGATGTATGGAAAGGTGTGGGAGTAGCCACTGTTATTTTTATTGCCGGAATCATGTCCATTCCGGAACAGTATTATGAAGCCTTGCAAATAGATGGTGGTGGTTCAATGGACAGATTTCTGCATATTACGCTCCCCTTAAGCAGACCTGCCATAAATTCCGTTATAATTCTGGCACTGATTGGTGGCCTTAGAACATTTGACCTTGTATGGAGCATGACCAGAGGAGGCCCTGGGTTTACAACAGACTTACTGTCATCCATCATTTATAAGCAGTACAGTAGTGGTTTTTTCGGACTATCAACTGCGGGGAATGTCATCCTCTTTATCATGGTATCGGCCATCGCTTTTCCGGTATATAAATTTTTAAACTCAAAGGAGGTAGACCTGTGA
- a CDS encoding carbohydrate ABC transporter permease, with amino-acid sequence MISKSKRLISELTGVFLAAVLFGIPFYFVINNASKNAQEASLMNIKAPAEFLLFNNISEVLATNKGIVITAFKNSFLITIFSIMVLILSCSMAGFVSQRRTDKATPVINFMILAGLIIPPAIVPTIWLLMSLNIFKTMFSMVMIEAALTMSFSTLLYKGFTATIPRQIDEAAIVDGAGPLRLFFQIIFPLLKPTTATVIVLSSVNIFNDFVNPLYFFPGGKNATVQLTLYNFMSKYHSSWHLLFTDVLIISIPPLILFIFFNRKIIAGMSAGAIKG; translated from the coding sequence GTGATCTCAAAATCAAAAAGACTGATATCAGAATTGACAGGAGTCTTCCTTGCTGCAGTACTGTTCGGAATTCCCTTCTATTTTGTAATAAATAATGCATCTAAAAATGCCCAGGAAGCCTCTTTGATGAACATCAAGGCACCTGCAGAATTTCTTCTTTTCAATAATATTTCTGAAGTGCTCGCCACGAACAAAGGAATTGTGATCACGGCCTTTAAGAATAGTTTTCTCATAACTATATTCTCTATTATGGTTCTCATTCTAAGTTGCTCCATGGCTGGATTTGTTTCCCAAAGAAGAACCGACAAAGCCACCCCGGTGATTAACTTTATGATATTAGCTGGTTTGATCATCCCTCCGGCGATCGTCCCCACAATATGGCTTTTGATGTCCTTAAACATCTTTAAAACCATGTTCAGCATGGTTATGATCGAGGCAGCCCTGACAATGTCCTTCTCAACCCTCCTCTACAAAGGATTCACGGCCACAATACCCAGGCAGATTGATGAGGCAGCCATTGTTGATGGAGCAGGACCTCTGCGCCTGTTTTTTCAAATTATTTTTCCGTTGCTCAAACCCACAACCGCGACGGTGATAGTTCTCTCATCTGTGAATATTTTTAATGATTTTGTTAACCCTCTATACTTTTTTCCTGGAGGGAAAAATGCGACAGTACAGCTGACTTTGTATAATTTTATGAGTAAATATCACAGCTCATGGCATCTTCTGTTCACCGATGTCCTGATCATTTCTATTCCGCCTCTTATCCTCTTTATATTCTTTAATAGAAAGATCATAGCCGGAATGTCAGCTGGAGCTATCAAGGGATAA
- a CDS encoding tRNA-uridine aminocarboxypropyltransferase — translation MKFHLLTHKKEFKRPSNTGAVVVQALGSADARQVLWERVSPDQELLSHIASGKALLVYPEFLVSEERICHNFKGIEHMILLDGTWQEARKMYNRSPYLKNMKIFSIRSDKKSEYNIRRNQKDGGFCTAECVIEVLKIQGEVVKAASVTSAFKDLMNRMVSRVIP, via the coding sequence TTGAAATTCCACTTACTGACCCACAAAAAAGAGTTCAAGCGGCCCAGCAATACAGGTGCTGTTGTTGTTCAGGCTTTGGGATCTGCCGATGCAAGACAGGTCCTTTGGGAACGTGTCTCTCCGGATCAAGAGCTTCTTTCTCATATAGCTTCCGGAAAAGCTCTTCTTGTATATCCAGAATTCCTTGTTTCAGAAGAGAGGATCTGCCACAATTTTAAGGGGATAGAGCATATGATTCTGCTGGATGGAACATGGCAGGAAGCCAGAAAAATGTATAACCGCAGTCCTTATCTGAAAAACATGAAGATTTTTAGCATTCGAAGTGACAAAAAATCAGAATACAACATCAGGCGGAATCAGAAAGATGGCGGTTTCTGTACGGCAGAATGCGTCATCGAAGTCTTAAAAATACAGGGAGAAGTTGTCAAAGCCGCCTCTGTGACTTCTGCATTCAAAGACCTGATGAATCGCATGGTCAGCCGCGTTATCCCTTGA
- the fliB gene encoding flagellin lysine-N-methylase: MRQSIKITIPSYVNGFKCIGGDCEDSCCIGWDIDIDKLTYRKYFRTKDMNMKKEFVKHVYRNEDSQSDDVDYGRVRINESKYCPFLDDKKLCRIYSILGEDYLSNVCSSYPRVYNVLDGAYELSLFLSCPEAIRKLLASKEPISFIEEEMVLDKYIIHSCIDTSESRWNHSDVRQLKLLRQMSIEMIQDRKYLLSERLLRLGHELSIKGSTKSRPQNKSQVLDNPLFFQFDFFSKAIDSLHVTDEIDSPVFVSMTQKLQKGFKLKEKLPLAQKVPLYEKALCEAVEPFFIEKGYFLEHYLVNFMYQSHFPFTENQNILDGYVMLVVRYSFIRFYLSGMASSGVKIGDEDVVQLIQVFTKTIEHHKTFILDLLDKIKTSKYNPLEFAAALLKSH, from the coding sequence ATGAGACAATCTATAAAGATTACTATTCCCTCCTATGTAAACGGATTCAAATGTATCGGTGGAGATTGTGAAGACAGCTGCTGCATTGGTTGGGATATTGATATTGATAAACTCACGTATCGTAAGTACTTTCGTACAAAAGATATGAATATGAAAAAAGAGTTTGTGAAACATGTCTATCGTAATGAAGATTCCCAGAGTGATGACGTCGATTACGGCCGGGTTCGCATCAATGAGTCAAAATACTGTCCGTTTCTGGATGATAAAAAACTCTGCAGAATTTACAGTATCCTAGGAGAGGATTATCTCTCAAATGTTTGTTCTTCCTATCCCAGAGTTTATAATGTTCTTGATGGTGCCTATGAACTGTCACTTTTTTTGTCCTGTCCCGAAGCAATCCGGAAGCTCCTTGCCAGCAAAGAGCCTATCTCTTTTATAGAAGAAGAGATGGTTCTAGATAAGTATATTATCCATAGTTGTATTGATACCAGTGAAAGCCGATGGAACCATTCGGATGTTCGGCAGCTAAAATTATTGCGGCAGATGTCCATAGAGATGATACAGGATCGGAAATATCTTCTATCAGAAAGGCTTCTCAGGCTGGGGCATGAGCTGTCAATAAAAGGCTCTACCAAATCCAGACCTCAGAATAAAAGTCAGGTCTTGGACAATCCTCTTTTCTTTCAATTTGATTTTTTCAGTAAGGCCATTGATTCCCTTCATGTCACAGATGAGATTGACAGTCCTGTTTTTGTCTCCATGACTCAAAAGCTTCAAAAAGGGTTCAAATTAAAGGAAAAACTGCCTTTAGCCCAAAAGGTTCCGTTGTACGAAAAAGCATTGTGCGAGGCTGTAGAACCTTTTTTTATAGAGAAGGGCTATTTCTTGGAGCATTATCTAGTCAATTTTATGTATCAAAGTCATTTCCCTTTTACAGAGAACCAGAACATTCTAGACGGATATGTTATGCTCGTAGTTCGTTATTCCTTTATCAGGTTTTACCTCTCAGGAATGGCTTCTTCCGGTGTGAAAATCGGTGATGAAGATGTCGTTCAGTTAATTCAGGTATTTACAAAAACCATAGAGCATCATAAGACCTTCATCCTCGATCTTCTGGATAAGATAAAAACCAGCAAATATAATCCTTTAGAATTTGCCGCAGCCTTGCTGAAGAGCCATTGA